The sequence AGCACGTCCAATAATCGGCCAAACGCCGAACGCGTCAGCTGCCTATCGAGCTGGAGGAGAGAGAGCGCCGAGTTTGTCGCCGCTTCCGTCGCCGAGCACATCTACTGTTCACATACTGTTTATCGCACTGTTTATTGCACTGTTCCAATGTTCATTCACTGTTCACCCGCGCATAAACATTGCAAGAGCTAATCCGCTTGTCGATTTTATTAGCCATGCTCTAAGTTGTCCGTTAACCGAAGTGTCAGAGGTCACAGCCGGTCTGCCCTGCATGCATGCACTTGGACATCCCGCTGCATGCTCCATGGACCAATCCAAACAAAGGTGCCGACCACCAACCCTCTAATCATCCGTTTCCTTCCGATAGGCCCCACCTTGCGTCGGTCGGTTGCATGTGGTATAACCCTGCCGTACATGTCTCTTTCCAGGTTTCATTCATGGGCTTAACTCTTAATTAACTTTGTAATTTCAGACGGACTAATTTAAGGTATTGACAGTGCATCTTGAAAATGAAAAGATACCGTGctctccatcacttcttgtagaAGTAAAACGATGAGAGAGTATCAAAGCAATGGCGGAGATGCATTGTTTGGGCTTGAAGTTCATGTTCACTATCGTTTTTTGAGCCAAACCACCCAAACTACTCCACGGTGAGCCTTGTATTTGGTTCGCTATGAGAAATCGATGCCAATTGCCTACTGTCAAATACtccatccgtttcaaattatagattatttgacttttttaacattaagtttgaccattcgtcctattcaaaaatttgtacaaaatatcaCTTTCTTTTGTTGTGTCTTGCTTTATCAGTACAAGtttcaagaatgacttaaatttgactatgctTGCACAGATTTTTTGGATAAGACAAATAGTCAAATttggaataaaaaaaatcaaacaacctataatttggaacggagggagtataacaGAATGGctggttagagcatctccaagagtttgccatattttacttgacatatcttgtgttttgccaacttctaaaaagatatactaagtaaaaaaagagcttatctccaacagtttggcataattcacttgccaaatccagatctaacttacatcaggaaccctgagagagaaacaaaattatatttatgcccttccacctcttgaaaacttaaatcaggaacccttctctgttatttatttcttttttcaccctcccacctgactagaaaccacgatgtcaaccgcgcgccgcgcgcgtatatttacgcactggaggctggtttttcccaagttgccaaaaattgacaagtcttttgccaaactgttggaggagtatttttaacgtttttgccaaaaatcaaagatgacaaCTCGGTTtgccaaactcttggagatgctcttacaatTCATAGTATTCTCTATTATATGACCTTGCTTCTATGGCTgtctttttgaaattttaatcaTGTGTCCAAGCATGTTCACTAAAAAGAAAACGTACAATTTCCATATTGATGAAATTTTAACGCACTGGGGCTCATAATTCCTTCGTGGTAATCCTGAGCGCGCAGACGCGCAAATCAAATCTCAGCTCGGCCCACTATGGTTTCTCAAATAATTAAGTCGGGGAGTTTTCTACTGATCAGTACACTTGAATATGAAGATGAATGATAGCAATCTGGGACTGAAATACCAAAATATGTGTTCAGTtagtatcaaaaaaaaaaatgtgttCAGTTTATTGGTTATATATATTGAAACCCATATAGACATTCAAACATTCACGCATGACTTGGCATCCAAAGACTTCACATCTTAGAACTGAACAGTCTGTCTCGCTCACGTGCATGTACAACAATATGCCATGGACGTTCGTAACCTGCCACGGAACGCCATGAATCAACATTCAACAGTAATATACGCAGTTGTGCATACCCCTACACAACCTCCAGGCGCGCGAGCTCCTCGGCGAAGACCTTCCTGAACTCCGGCATGGTCTCGGGCTCCAGCGACAGCACGAGCgcgaggccgccgcccttgcccgcCGCGTTCAGCACGTACACGAAGCCGCTGTAGTACATGAGCGCCGGCCCCATGAACGCCGGCGCGCCCCAGCCGAAGTCGGAGTCGTGCAGCGACATGCCCATCCAGCTGATGGCGCGCAGGTGCGCCCGCGAGATGCCGCTCCGGGGCAGGTCCATGGCGTCCACGCCCTCCAGGTAGTCCACCAGCGACCGCGCGTAGTCGCCGCCCTGGCTCGTCACCGCgagcgcgcgccgcgcggcgtGGCCGACCGGGTTGGACAGCACCTCCCCGGCCGTGGCGGAGACCGACGTGCGCACCACCGCGTTGCCGAAGTAgcccgccggcagcggcgggtcCAGGCGCGCGCGCATGTCGATCATGGAGTAGAGCCGCGTCTCCGCCTCCGGGGGCAGCGCCCGCGCCCGGCACGCGCACCGCCACACCAGGGCCGCCACGGCGCGGAACGTGGACGCGCCCGGGCACCGCGCCTTGAACGCGCCCACCTGCGCCCTGGTCATGGTGAGGATGGCGCTCGAGTAGTCGGACCCGCCGGCGGCGTCCACCGGCGGCTCCGGGTCGGGCTTGTACTCCGGGTGGTCGTACAGCAccgcgcgcgcggggccgggGCGCGCCGCGAGCAGGCCGTGGTCGAAGCACGGCGGCACgggcgcgtccgcggcggcgtccccgcGCGCGATGCTCGCCCACGTCTCGAAGAAATGCGCGGCGCCCCGCGCGTCGCACACCGAGTGGTGCATCGCCTGCCCCAGCACGACGCCGCCGCAGCGCAGGTACGTGACCTGCACGAACAGCAGCGCGCACGGCGGGTCCGGCGTGGGCGTCGCGGGCACGAGCAGGTCCCGCATCGCGCGGCACGGCACGAACTCGCGCATCAGGTCGTCCAGCGCGTACCCCGACCGCGCGGTCACGAACACCGCGCCCTCGCCGGTGCAGTCGACCTGGACGCGCCCGGCGCCGTCGACGCCGAGACGTCCGGCGAGCGGGTAGAACGCGACCAGCGCCCTGGCGAGGCTGCCCTTGACGGTGTCCGCGGCGAAGAACCCCGGCTCACCGTTGGACCGGAAGAAGTACACCGTGGGCGTGTacccgcggcgcgcggcgaggtcCAGGTTGGACAGCCAGAGGCCGCCCGACGGCGTCTCCTCGGCTGGCACGACCACTTCCGACGTCAACACCTCCACCGTCGCCATTGCCTCCGATCGATCCGATCCTCGTGGTGCTGAGGAGCAGCTGGCGATGGGTTCTGGCGAGCATCTCGTCGGCTTAAATAGAGGTGTACGTGAGACAGTCAGCCAGTGTGAGAGGGCTGCGCGCGGTTGGTGATGACTAACGTAACTGACTCCGCTGTGTCGaagcatcaaaaaaaaaaaagactccgCTGTGTCGAATGTTGACGACGAAGTTTGTCAGGGCATGTAGGAATAGGATGGCTGACTGCTTATAAACGACTGAAAGACTGGTGAAACATGGACGATTGGAATCGAAATCTGCTTCAGTACAGCATTTTATGCACTTAAACAAGGGGACAGTACAGGTCCGTTCTTGTCAGTCATTTTTATTGGTGAGAATGTTATGTCTTGTGGAAAATTTCGTTAGATAGTTTGACAAAAAAATACCCTTAACTTGACAATATGCCTCCAGTACATTATATCATATTGGccatttgcacatcaaatcatCACCTAACGTCCTAATATGTGAACTAACCGTCAGCTGCTGGTAAGGTTCGATGTGCTTGAACCTAGCCACTAGGTTTGAGTCCTCGACTCAATTCACATGTGCTTgtatttttctagatttatttcaaaaattaaTCGGCGCAATTCTTTCAGTAGTAAGCAGCAAGTCAAGAAACTAAAAATTAAACTCTCTTGCATTTGTAGAAAACATGCATAAAATCTTATAGTGAGGAGAGGTTTTTCCACTTCAAACACAAAATGTGTAACAAGCACCGAATGTAGAAATGTACGGAACGTTCCATCCTTATGAATGCATCTTCACAACTTAACCCGAGACTGACTGAAAAATGTAGTGTCGTAAATTATACTACGAAATCAACTCTACATCTCTTTGTCTAAAAAAATAGGATAAATTctatttttggccatccaactcttgccccggcgctccctcctcccaccccttccccggcggccgccaccgctgctccctccttcctcccctgccccgccggccgcccctgccATTGTCGCCGGCCCTGCTTTGCCGCTTGCCCggccctgcctcgccgccctTGTTCGTGTCCGGCCGGCTGCCCTGACCCGCCGCGCGAGCGCGGCCCATGGCGTGGCGCCCACGCCCGTGGCGCGTGCACGgcgcgacgccgcggcggctcgGCACGGCGGCCAGCGGGGGTAGGCGGCCAGGAGGCTAGTGGAGGCAGGGCGCGCGCGCACCAGCTGTCCAAGGGCGCGGCGAAGCTCACTGGCCAAGCGCAGCGtggggaccggcggcgaggaggcggggcgacgacgtccggcggtggtggcgatggAGCTCCGCTGAGGAGGACCTGCGGAAGGGGAATCGACCGGGTGAGGACCGGAATCGGTCGAGGAGAGGATGGGGAAGCTCCCTGCGCAACAAATTGAAGGGAGCCTCATCGGAGACGATGAATCGAGGACGGCCGGGGGTGGGGAAGAAGGTTGCGCTGCCAGCGCTGCGCCTCGCCGCCAGGGTgcgccggagaggagggagggagggggcggagggccgCTTGCCCGCACACgtcggagaggagggagggggcagAGGGTCACACgcgccggagaggagggaggggctgGCGGCCTGCCCTGCGCGTGGCGGAGAGAGAAATAGGAGAGAggggaagaaagagagaaatagaagagagataaaaaagatgacaggtgggtcccaccgACATGTGGTAGCCATGTCAGCAAAACTACACCCAAAACCACCAGGATGGCCAAATGTGAATGGTTTTGAGAGTTCGATGGTCAAggatacccggttttggagttcaatggacaaaaccaaaccgaggcaagagttggatggccaaaaatggattttatccaaaaaaaatatatacatctACTATTCTTAAGGCTTCTTGCATAGTATGTCCATGCATGCAAAGAATTTGCTCTTTTGTTTTTCAAGTTCACGCACAGAATTTGTTTCCACATTACAGACACATACATTTCTCACAGCGCATCATTGATAGAAATTAAGGTTGACAGTACAACAAGCATCTTACCGTACGTCCCATGCAGGACCGTCAATAGAAACGGTGTTTCGctagaaaaagaagaaagaggacGGCCGGACCATAGAAATGCATGAACTTTGCTTTTTGTTGAAAAAACAATTCATTTGCTGATCAATTAGCTTTCACTGATGACTCTTATCATGGGCtatattttgcattttttggtTGTAATACCCACCTTCcagtgaagttttttttttcacaccACGTCCAAGCCTCCAAAGGACCaagatcagttttttttttcaaaaaaataaaacatgctAACTAGGGCATATGCGTTTCACCTAACAGTAAAATAGTATGTGTAATGTGATTCTCGCACATAATGCATGTGACCGATTTTTTTATCGTATAGTATGTGTGAATAGTCTATACACACACGTGAAATATTAATATACGAACCTTAGCAGGAGCGATGATAGGAACAGTGGTTAGCAGCAACCTGCCCCTTTTCTGAGTGTGGTAGTATTAAGCTAGGGGTTAATTTGTTCTTCTACGATCTTTGCTTGTCAAACAACCTACCTAACATTTATATAAAAACATTTTAGCGAGAACTAGTTGAGTAGCAAGCACCTTGGGTGCCGTGCCTGGCTGCCTTGCGCAGGTTATTAGGTAAGGTTCTAATTGACCACTGGTCCTAAATGTCAGGCGCCTCTCAACGCAATACCAATAATTGTACACTGTACATACTCGTTGCGTCCCAAATACCTTGACAAACAAAATACACACACAACATCAGTGGGTTATTTGACAAAAAAATACCTCAATTTGATAATGCCTTCAGTGGATTGTTTTATATTGGCCATTTGTGCATCACATCATCACCTAACATCTTAATATGTGAACTAAGCTTAGCTCAGCTGGAAGGTTTTATGTGATCGAACCTGGCCACCTAGGTTTGAGTCCTCGACTCGACATAGATACTCatatttttctagatttattctAGAATTTAACCGGCACAATTCTTTTAGTGGTGGCGCCTACTAGGCAGCGTACCCTTTGACGGTGAAGTgcttgtggtgacttcgtcaatctcatATATCTGCCGACTCAGTCTCTTCGAGTCTCAAAGGTACTCATAAGTGTAGGGTTGGGTGTGTGTTTTCACATGGATGAGTGTGCATGCGTGTTTCTAAGCGTTTGTGCCTATATTGTGTTCCGCAAAAGAAAAACACCCTAATCTTTGAATTTATTATTTACTAGTTAGTTTTTGTATAGAGGGTAAGTCACAAGACTAATATTAAACTTATTGTATTTGTAGAAATTAAAATGGGGAAAATTTTGAATATCTCATAGTGTGGAGGGTTTTCCGCTTTAAACAATAAACACAAAA comes from Panicum virgatum strain AP13 chromosome 4K, P.virgatum_v5, whole genome shotgun sequence and encodes:
- the LOC120702845 gene encoding hydroxycinnamoyltransferase 4-like — encoded protein: MATVEVLTSEVVVPAEETPSGGLWLSNLDLAARRGYTPTVYFFRSNGEPGFFAADTVKGSLARALVAFYPLAGRLGVDGAGRVQVDCTGEGAVFVTARSGYALDDLMREFVPCRAMRDLLVPATPTPDPPCALLFVQVTYLRCGGVVLGQAMHHSVCDARGAAHFFETWASIARGDAAADAPVPPCFDHGLLAARPGPARAVLYDHPEYKPDPEPPVDAAGGSDYSSAILTMTRAQVGAFKARCPGASTFRAVAALVWRCACRARALPPEAETRLYSMIDMRARLDPPLPAGYFGNAVVRTSVSATAGEVLSNPVGHAARRALAVTSQGGDYARSLVDYLEGVDAMDLPRSGISRAHLRAISWMGMSLHDSDFGWGAPAFMGPALMYYSGFVYVLNAAGKGGGLALVLSLEPETMPEFRKVFAEELARLEVV